CTGGAAATTATTGTAATATGTTATGAAATCTTCCCACAGATTCAGAAAACTGCATGAAATGCCCAAGTGATGAATGGCCAAATGAGAAGAGAGACCGATGCCTGCCCAAAGTCATAGATTTCATCTCTTACCAAAATGACACAATGGCTTCTGTATTCTCCTGTGTCTCCATCTTCGGATGTCTTGTGACTGGCTTCATATTTGGAATATTTATCTCCTACCGGGACACTCCTATTGTTAAAGCTAATAACCGAAACCTGAGTTATCTCCTCCTGGTCTCCATCCTCCTCAGCTTCCTCTCTGTCTTCTTATTTCTTGGTCGTCCCAGTGATGTCTCTTGTAGATTACGTGAAACCAGTTTTGGAGTCTTCTTCTCAGTCGCCGTCTCTTCTCTTCTTGTCAAGACTGTTATGGTTTGTGTTGCTTTTAAGTCCACAAAGCCTGGAAGTCCCTGGAGAAAATGGCTGAGTGTGAAGCTGCCCTATACCATAGTGTTGTTGTGTTCATCCATTCAAGTTGTAATCTGTGTTATCTGGTTGTCTATCTCTCCCCCATTCCAGGACCTGGACACTCAGTCTTATCTTGGGAAGATCATCATTCAGTGTAATACAGGTTCAGATATCTGGTTCTACTCTGTGTTGGGTTATCTGGGGTTCCTGGCAGCGGTGAGCTTTGTTCTGGCTTTCATGGTGAGGACATTACCGGACACTTTCAATGAGGCCAAGTACATCACCTTCAGCATGCTGCTGTTCTGCAGTGTCTGGATCGCCATGATCCCGGCTTATCTGAGCACCACAGGGAAATCCATGGTGGCTGTGGAGATCTTTGCAGTAATGGCGTCCAGTGCTGGACTTTTAGGGTGTgggtttttcccaaaatgttttatcattttattgAAATCTGAAATGAATAGAAAAACTGACCTACTGGGGAAAAGGAAGAAATGAAAATATTCACCCCCACCTCTATCTATGAACAGTAATCACATAGAaacattataatatataattgAATGTTAATTAACCAGTTTGTATAagcttgaaatatatatatatactagctttgtacccggcgttgcccggtttttccttcctcatccttgttggggaggaaaatcaacagaggaggaagcttttgacttcagatcccatccccatatattgttgtcatatcccaaccccatatctcatcctcataccccgacctcctatcccacctcctatccagtcctcctatcccgtacttgtatctcgacctcctgtcccgacctcgtatcccatcctcctatctcgacctcctatcccgaccccctatcaagacctcctatcccctcctcctatcccctcctcctatctcaacctcctatcccgacctcctatcccaacctcctatcccgtcctcctgtctcgacctcctatcccgtcctcatatcccgacctcctatcccgacctcctatctccacctcatatcctgacctcctaactcgacctcgtatcccaccctcctatcccaacctcctatcccatccttctatcccctcctcctatctcaacctcctatctcgacctcctatcccgtcctcctatctcgacctcctatcctgtcctcctatcctgtcctcctatctccacctactATCTccacctactatcccgtccttttatcccatcctcatatcccgactgttacgccgagcgctccgggtccccgctcctccccggagcgctcacggcgtctctctccctgcagcgccccggtcagtcccgctgaccgggagcgctgcactgacatggccgttggggatgcgattcgcacagcgggacgcgcccgctcgcgaatcgcatcccaagtcacttacccgtcccggtcccctgctgtcatgtgctggcgcgcgcggctccgctctctagggcgcgcgcgcgccagctctctgagacttaaagggccagtgcaccaatgattggtgcctggcccaatcaccttgattagtttccacctgtgcactccctacttatgcctcacttcccctgcactcccttgccggatcttgttgcccttgtgccagagaaagcctttccttgtgtgttcctagcctgtgttccagacctcctgccgttgcccctgactacgatccttgctgcctgccctgaccttctgctacgtccgaccttgctcttgccttatcccttgtaccatgcctatctcagcagtcagagaggttgagccgttgccggtgaatacgacctggttgctaccgccgctgcaagaccatcccgctttgcggcgggctctggtgaaaaccagtagctacttagaaccggtccaccaacacggtccacgccaaaccctctctgacacagaggatccacctccagcctgccgatccgtgacaccgacctcctatcctgacctcctatcccatcctcctatctcgacctcctatcccatcctcatatcccgacctcctatcccgacctcttatcctgtcctcttatcccgtcctcctatctccacctcctatcctgtcctcatatcctgacctcctaactcgacctcctatcccaatctcctatcccatactcctatcccctcctcctatctcgacctcctatcccgacctcctatcccgtcctcatatcccgacctcctatcccgacctcctatcccatcctcctatcccgtcctcctatctccacctcctatctccgccTCCTATCGCCgcctcctcttatcccgtcctcatatcccgacctcctaactcgatctcctatctcgatctcctatccctacctcctatcccgtcctactatttCGCCCTTTATCCCATACTCCTATCCagatctcctatcccaacctcctatccgtcctcctatctccacctcctatctccacctcctatcctgtcctcttatcccgtcctcttattccgacctcctaactcgacctcctatctcgacctcccatcccgtcctcctatctcgaccttctatcccgacctcctatcccgtcctcctatcccgtcctcctatcccattcctcctatgccatcctcctgcATTTATGTTATTGGTTACATTATTAGAAGCCTAGTTGACAACATCTAAACTTGTTACATGCACTCGTGTTGCGGTATACATTATTATAAGCTTCTATAATGGTATCAGATTACTGATATAATTCTAAGTCTGCACGCAAGCGTGGAGAGAAGATATTGAGGAAGGAGAGTGTAAGTTCTCGCGCATGCGCGAGTGCAAGTCGCATGAGTTGATAGTCTAAGTTCTTGCGCTTGCGCGAGCTGAGGAAGAGACTGTGAGTCTAAGTTCTCGCGCATGCGCGAGCTTGTCAGACACGGTAAATTATGCCTGAATCACATGACCGCTCCTATGCGACCCGTAAGATAAACATCCAGCAAATACGAAGGTCTGATCCACCAGGTAAATAGGGGCGTTAATGCCAAGGTATGAGATTATCCCATAGGATGATTCCAGCGCATAGGAAATGATGCGCTGGACAGCGCACTGGAAGTGACATGTGCGCTATATTGATTAGTAGTATTATAAATAGGTAGGGGAAGCATGGTACGCCAGACCTCCTTGCTTTGATAAAGCCCGATCCAGGGGCGAAACGTCAGCTGAGGTGATATGCTTTTAATGGTGGCACTTTAGCAGCACATAACAGTTGAATAAACAGTAGTTCAGTGTGGTTGTGAGTGGTGTCAGGCGCAGCAGCGCTGACAACCACCACACACTGTAAGCTTGTGTTAATAAGTGGTAGCAAATACTACCACTCAAAGTGCATGCAGAATTAGTGACCGCAAATTTTAAAGATTAGTTTTCACTTTAGGTACCAGAGAACTTTATTGTTAAGTTTTACTAGcaataataaaagctaagttttaacttAGACTGATGTAGTCTCTAGTTTAGAGCAGTCCTGAGGGGCTTGTCCCTAACATTGTATATAATTTAATTGCCCTGAGACTTCCTGGGGAACTTTTGGTCCCTCATccccctatcccaacctcctatcctgacctcctatcccgtcctcctatctcgacctcctattccgtcctcctttcccgtcctcctatcctgacctcctatctcgacctcctctcccgtcctcctatcccgtcctcctatcttgacctcccatcccgtcctcatatcccaagctcctatcccgacctcctatcccatcctcaaatcccgtcctcatttcccgacctcctaactcgaccttctatcccgacctcatatcccgacccgtaatatgtgcaccaggtattgaaatatctccagccgtatggaagttacgtgggaacatacatttcccattgattttcataggactttaaacaaaaaccccaaccctcacaaatgggggtggttaagggttaaattagctatcctatattttaagtggacatataagtaacatgtgaccaagtattatcaaaatatctccagccgtttgtaagttatgctgtaacatatagttcccatagagttgtatggggctttaaacataaaccccgcccctggcaaatgggggtgagtaagggttaaattacctatcctatgtttgttgttgacatatatgtaacatgtgtgccaagtttcatgttaatatctttagctgtttggacgtttttgtggaacatatacacatacatacacacatatattgagttttatatatatatatatatatatatatatatatatatatatatatatatatatatatagaaattgcAAAGAAAGGAGGGATGTAGCAACTCACCGAAGTATCAGATGTCTTTATTGTGGCGATCTCTTCGGAACACAAAGACAGCGGGATCGTGCGGGTACAGGTGCGGTTCAGGGAGCGGGAGGGTGCAGCTAGACGACAGCTCTGTTTCACGTCATTTGACACTTCATCTGGTCTGGCTAGTACAGGTGTAGCTTGTCATTTGTACTCACGCCCCATTGTGGGGATGGGAGCATAGGTGGGTGAGACAAGGTAATGTGAACACATACTTAAAACATAAAACAAAGTGCACATACCGAAACCAAGGAATACACCATTAAAAACAACTTACCTGTATTGTCTACAGGTAAGGGGATAGATCATTGCGGTCATTCAACCCCATGGGTCCTAATGCCTCAAGATGACTAATCCATTTGATCTCTTTTTTCATGAGGATGTGATCGCGATCCACCCCCTGACCTGCAGACAGTACTCCTTTGATTGCTGTGAACTTTAAAtgattaacattattattatggACCTCTCGCATATGTGCTATAAACTTTGGGGATCCCTTTCCTGTTGTGAGACTATAgttcttttattcttttatttaaatgtcttTTCGTTTTTCCAATGTAATACATGTTGCAAGTACACACGAGCGCATATACTACGTGTGTACTGCGGCATGCAATAAATTGTTTGACTTGCACATTGGCACTTCCCAATCTAAATTTATTTTGCTGGAGATTATGTTTGCAGACACTACATGTTTCATAGGAAAAATTACCACTTGGGGCCGTTTTACTTAGCCATGTACTTGGTTGTTTTTCattgtttttaattattttattatttcaccACTTTGAAATTGAGTTGTATAAAGCTCTCCGTAAGATAAATATCCAcaaatatttttctaatattaaaACGAGCATAGCAATAGAAAAAAAGGAGGGAGAAATCCCATGTGATGTGGATCAGTTGCATTTCCCCATGGTACCAGAGTTCAATACTTATGAACAAGAATGTCTAGATATGTTGTGTCAATtacaggggagagatgagggttCCCAACATGGGATAAAaagtacataccgtatttttcgtcctataggacgcaccggcgtataagacgcacccaatttttaggggcaaaatctaaaaaaataaagatttttaacccaatagtggtcttcaacctgcggacctccagatgttgcaaaactacaacttccagcatgcccggacagccgttggctgtccgggcatgctgggagttgtagttttgcaacatctggaggtccgcagattgaagaccactgcaggaggaggtaatactcacgtgtccccgccgctccggacccgtcaccgctgccctggatgtcgctccatcgttgtcgccgtgtccccgtcgctccggaacgtctctgctgccggccgggtatcctcgctctccgtcgccgccatcacgtcgttacgcacgccgacgcacgtacgcgacgacgtgatgacgaggaaggagagcgccggccatacaggggatccctgaacggagaagataccgtggaggcaggtaagttcccaCCCGGTgtgctgtaagcactaacccggctattctgtcgggctgttcgggaccgccgcggtgaaatcgcggcagtcccgaacagcccgactgaacaaccgggttagtgtcactttcacttcagacgcggcggtcagctttgatcgccgcgtctgaagggttaatacagggcatcaccgcgatcggtgatgtcctgtattagccgcgggtcccagccgttgatggccgcagggaccgccgcgatcggggtgtattcgccgcataagacgcaccaactttccccccccagttttggtgaagaaaaagtgcgtcttatacggcaaaaaatacggtccTTAACATTATACCCCCAACCTTTAccaggaggggcagtagacatgttCCAAAGAGCAGTATTAAGAGACATAAAAGCCATCAAAGCCATCTAGAGAAGAAAAAATAGCACTTAATTGGCTAGCAGATCAACCACAGTTAGTAATATCAAAGGCGGACAAAGGTGGATCAATAGTTGTATGGAGTAGAGACCAACATGATAAGAAAGTGTTGCGTGAACTAACTGATTCATCTGTATATACAAAACTAACAGAAAATCCGACTGGAAGGGTCATGTCTAAATTGAGGAATTTTCTCATGAAGTACGcccgtttggaacaaattagtgAGAAGACCATGGAAAAATGTATTCCACAGGTTTCCCAAGTACCTAAATGGTACATTGTGCCAAAGGTGCACAAATCGCGGACTCAACCCCCGGGACGTCCAATCGTCTTGGGGATTGGGTCAGCGACCGAGGCATTTTCCTCGTACAAGGAATGGTTATTGTCACCACTTTTATCCTGTATACTGGcttatttaaaaaatacagatgagCTATTGTACATTGTTCGGAATTTCCAGTGGGAAAGTACCTCTTACATGGCTTCTATTGATGAGGAGAGCCTCTATACTCACATCCCGCATGATGCGGGTATAGGGGCTCTCAAGACTTTCCTGGATAATTCTGACAAATCTTTGACATTCAAAAACTTCATCACAGAGGGAGTCGAGCTTATCCTCACACAGAACACGTTTATGCAGGCAGGTAATTGGTATGTGCAGAACCGGGGTACCGCGATGGGTACCCCGGTTTCTTGCACATACACCAACATCTTCCTAGCAGTGATGGAGAGCAACATCATTTACTCCTCAAAAAACccatcaaaaaaatatataaaactttacatGCGTTACGTCGACTACGTGTTCGTCATTTGGGATGGGTCGGCTGACCTATTCAAACAATTTGTGACATACATGAATGACACCAATAAACAGAATATGCTATTCACCTATCAATTTGGGGACCAGCAGCTTGATTTCTTGAATGTCCATTTGTGGGCAGAAGGCAATGTAATCAAAGCCACATGATTTAGAAAAGTTCACACGCCCAGCATGTACAGAGATGGATTCCGTACAGCCAGTTCCTGCGCCTGAGAATGATTAACACAGAGAACTCGGTGTATCAGACTCAGACGCAGGAACTGAAGAATCGCCTACTAGAACGCGATTATCCCCAAGAAATCATGGAACAAGCTtaccaaaaagtccaaaataaaacaaaacaagaagTGCAGAGCATAAAATGTCACCAAAAAGACAAATATTAAAagcattttatttttagttttcataATTCTCCAATGAATGATATCATAAAAAGAACAATTAACAAGCACTGGTACATCCTCGAAACCGATAGTGATCTAGCCGAagtcgcaaaaaaagtccaaTAATTACATATCAACGTAGTACCACTATTGCAGGCTATTTGAATAAAAGAattaaaaactataaaaagcaacCAACTACATGGCTAAGTAAAACGGCCCCAAGTGGTAATTTTTCCTATGAAACATGTAGTGTCTGCAAACATAATCTCCAGCAAAATAAATTTAGATTGGGAAGTGCCAATGTGCAAGTCAAACAATTTATTGCATGCCGCAGTACACACGTAGTATATGCGCTCGTGTGTACTTGCAACATGTATTACATTGGAAAAacgaaaataaatttaaataaaagaataaaagaacTATAGTCTCACAACAGGAAAGGGATCCTCAAAGTTTATAGCACATATGCGAGAGGTccataataataatgttaatcaTTTAAAGTTCACAGGAATCAAAGGAGTACTGTCTGCAGGTCAGGGGGTGGATCGCGATCGCATCCTCATGAAAAAAGAGATCAAATGGATTAGTCATCTTGAGGCATTAGGACCCATGGGGT
Above is a genomic segment from Hyla sarda isolate aHylSar1 chromosome 1, aHylSar1.hap1, whole genome shotgun sequence containing:
- the LOC130267152 gene encoding vomeronasal type-2 receptor 26-like, whose protein sequence is MPFEEATRFVSENTGISDVLLPIFHLEQTFTVIIEEGGIEEGSHLDKEPSQVTVKMMMTNLGNASYTVGFAAIWENHWLANTLPTEVFQLPGFSANSALFELYPTVAAASVGVISGTRRQLCLCQIMRLQLTYYSRVPVSCCSDPCLPGSRKKAGKSIYTCFYDCVPCSEGEISNITDSENCMKCPSDEWPNEKRDRCLPKVIDFISYQNDTMASVFSCVSIFGCLVTGFIFGIFISYRDTPIVKANNRNLSYLLLVSILLSFLSVFLFLGRPSDVSCRLRETSFGVFFSVAVSSLLVKTVMVCVAFKSTKPGSPWRKWLSVKLPYTIVLLCSSIQVVICVIWLSISPPFQDLDTQSYLGKIIIQCNTGSDIWFYSVLGYLGFLAAVSFVLAFMVRTLPDTFNEAKYITFSMLLFCSVWIAMIPAYLSTTGKSMVAVEIFAVMASSAGLLGCGFFPKCFIILLKSEMNRKTDLLGKRKK